A single window of Gemmatimonadota bacterium DNA harbors:
- a CDS encoding DNA glycosylase: MAMHCFEGVLDSTSVNIGLTLGSGQVFRWGRDVDGWWKGIAYGVVVHLRQMGDQIQYRASSERVATYCGEMAIDDFLRWYLRLDLMPGIRVPRGDTYLRRARDLLKGLQFVRQDPFECIISYVLSVQAHMSLTKKRIGFIARTLGERRVFEGETYWTFPEPEALSELDSGFYRRYRFGWRSERVAETAQFIARSVSDGADLDIWRCISDDLYALPGSGVGIKVARCIDLFALDRLYAVPVDTWVRKFAREWYGVTGSDAKICQWGEARWGKWAGYCNEYLFAYYRELYGPTLYDRVLSFDASDEASAVMPFEDTG, from the coding sequence ATGGCAATGCATTGTTTTGAGGGTGTACTTGATAGCACATCGGTTAATATAGGATTGACACTGGGGTCGGGACAGGTGTTTAGGTGGGGGCGAGATGTCGATGGTTGGTGGAAGGGTATTGCTTATGGCGTGGTTGTGCATCTGAGGCAAATGGGAGACCAGATCCAATATCGCGCGTCGTCTGAGCGGGTAGCTACATACTGCGGCGAGATGGCGATTGATGATTTTTTGAGATGGTATTTAAGGTTGGATCTCATGCCCGGGATCAGAGTGCCGCGAGGGGATACCTATTTGCGAAGGGCGCGGGATTTGTTGAAGGGGTTGCAATTTGTCCGCCAGGATCCATTCGAGTGTATTATTTCTTATGTTCTCTCGGTTCAAGCACATATGTCGTTGACCAAAAAGCGGATCGGATTTATTGCGAGAACGCTGGGTGAGAGACGGGTTTTTGAGGGCGAGACTTACTGGACATTTCCAGAACCGGAGGCCCTGTCTGAGTTGGACAGCGGATTTTACAGGCGTTACCGTTTTGGCTGGCGTTCGGAGCGGGTGGCTGAAACCGCGCAGTTTATCGCCAGGTCGGTGAGCGATGGGGCGGATTTGGATATCTGGCGGTGTATTTCTGATGATTTGTACGCGTTACCCGGTAGTGGGGTTGGTATTAAGGTGGCGCGGTGTATCGATTTGTTTGCACTGGATCGGCTCTATGCTGTTCCCGTTGATACCTGGGTGCGAAAATTTGCCCGAGAATGGTACGGTGTAACGGGTTCAGATGCGAAGATATGCCAGTGGGGTGAGGCGCGATGGGGCAAGTGGGCGGGCTATTGCAATGAGTATTTGTTCGCGTATTATCGCGAGTTGTATGGGCCAACGCTGTACGATCGGGTGCTTTCTTTTGATGCTTCTGATGAGGCTTCAGCGGTGATGCCGTTTGAGGATACGGGATGA
- a CDS encoding ABC-2 family transporter protein: protein MANALRLYMHYLSQSIRSQMQYRASFIMLSFGHFLTTGIEFLAIASLFARFKHIQGWALPEVAFLYGLINISFAFADAASRGFDIFGTMVKSGDFDRLLLRPRSTALQLAGYELTLRRVGRLLQGIAVFSWASYTLDIAWSVPKIYLVFTAIFGGACLFIGLMVIQATIAFWTTESLELMNTMTYGGVETAQYPLPIYRIWFRKFFTYIIPLACVNYLPALAILERGDPMGLPAILQWVAPMICIIFLIITLQIWKIGVRHYRSTGS, encoded by the coding sequence ATGGCCAACGCGCTCCGCCTCTACATGCACTATCTCAGCCAATCTATCCGCAGCCAAATGCAATATCGCGCATCATTCATCATGCTCTCATTTGGACATTTCCTCACCACCGGCATCGAATTTCTCGCCATTGCCTCCCTCTTCGCGCGATTCAAACACATCCAGGGTTGGGCCCTCCCCGAAGTGGCCTTTCTCTACGGCCTCATCAACATCTCCTTCGCCTTTGCCGACGCTGCCTCGCGCGGCTTTGACATATTCGGCACCATGGTCAAAAGCGGCGACTTCGACCGCCTCTTACTTCGCCCCCGCAGCACCGCCCTGCAACTCGCGGGCTATGAACTCACCCTCCGCCGCGTTGGCCGTCTGCTCCAGGGCATCGCTGTCTTCTCCTGGGCAAGCTACACCCTCGACATCGCGTGGTCTGTACCAAAAATCTATCTCGTCTTTACCGCCATATTTGGCGGTGCTTGCCTCTTTATCGGCCTCATGGTCATTCAAGCCACCATCGCGTTTTGGACCACCGAATCTCTCGAACTCATGAACACCATGACCTATGGCGGTGTAGAGACCGCACAGTACCCTTTGCCCATCTACCGCATCTGGTTTCGCAAATTTTTTACTTACATCATACCCCTCGCGTGTGTAAATTACCTACCGGCATTGGCAATCCTCGAACGCGGCGACCCCATGGGCTTGCCCGCGATCTTGCAGTGGGTCGCACCCATGATTTGCATTATATTTCTCATTATTACTCTCCAAATATGGAAAATCGGTGTGCGTCATTATCGCTCCACCGGAAGTTAA
- a CDS encoding ATP-binding cassette domain-containing protein, whose translation MPHIIVENLVKTFQIAQRQPGVWGALRGVMHRSYRQITALDGISFTIEPGELIGYIGPNGAGKSTTVKVLSGILVPDTGRCEILGRIPWKERIAHVAQIGVVFGQRTQLWWDLPVIESFDLLRDIYRVDHHQYAQTRDEMIAILNLESLLDIPVRQLSLGQRMRCDLAAALIHRPSILFLDEPTIGLDIVSKLAVRDFIKRLNQERDVTVILTTHDLDDIEALCTRVMVIGQGQILSDGPLENLRARVTTERRLIVDLEGTEDITDPDASVVLRDGHRVHLTFDPDRVATADLIARITAQHPVRDLFVENTPIEEIISRLYAENR comes from the coding sequence ATGCCCCACATCATTGTCGAAAACCTCGTCAAAACCTTCCAAATTGCCCAGCGCCAGCCCGGTGTGTGGGGTGCGCTGCGCGGCGTCATGCACCGCAGCTACCGCCAGATAACGGCCCTCGACGGCATCTCCTTCACCATTGAACCCGGCGAACTCATCGGTTATATCGGTCCCAATGGTGCGGGCAAATCCACCACAGTCAAAGTATTGTCCGGCATCCTCGTTCCCGATACTGGTCGCTGTGAAATCCTCGGCCGCATCCCCTGGAAAGAACGCATCGCCCACGTCGCACAAATCGGCGTGGTCTTTGGGCAACGCACGCAGTTGTGGTGGGACCTGCCCGTCATCGAATCTTTTGACCTGCTCCGCGACATCTATCGCGTCGACCATCACCAATATGCGCAAACCCGCGATGAAATGATCGCTATACTCAACCTCGAATCACTCCTCGACATACCCGTGCGTCAGCTCAGCCTGGGCCAGCGCATGCGCTGTGACCTCGCCGCTGCCCTCATACACCGTCCATCAATCCTCTTCTTAGACGAACCGACCATTGGCCTCGACATCGTCTCCAAACTCGCCGTGCGCGACTTCATCAAACGCCTCAACCAGGAGCGCGATGTCACCGTCATCCTCACCACCCACGACCTGGACGACATCGAAGCCCTCTGCACGCGGGTAATGGTCATCGGACAGGGCCAGATACTATCCGATGGCCCGCTCGAAAACCTTCGCGCTCGCGTCACCACAGAGCGCCGCCTCATCGTCGATCTCGAAGGCACAGAAGACATCACCGACCCCGACGCATCTGTCGTATTGCGCGACGGACACCGCGTACATCTCACATTTGACCCCGACCGCGTTGCCACGGCCGATTTAATCGCCCGCATCACGGCGCAACACCCCGTGCGCGACCTCTTTGTCGAAAACACCCCCATCGAAGAAATCATCTCGCGTCTCTATGCCGAAAATCGCTAA
- a CDS encoding NifU family protein codes for MDITVTDVAQTEITRLINEQEQVITGVRITAEATSPLQANYRLAFVAEGQDTDRDTAISYDGFKIYIDENSVPYAQDITLDFVDGLMGRGFKIDNPHKVPPHLKGSVAEKIQMVIDEKINPGIAAHGGHVSLVDVKEDTAFLQFGGGCQGCGMVDVTLKQGVEVMIKEAVPEIANIRDITDHAEGTNPYYQTTQ; via the coding sequence ATGGACATCACCGTCACAGACGTTGCACAAACAGAAATCACCCGCTTGATAAACGAGCAAGAACAGGTGATTACAGGCGTGCGCATCACCGCCGAGGCAACATCGCCTCTGCAGGCCAATTACCGCCTCGCTTTCGTGGCCGAAGGACAGGACACCGACCGCGACACCGCGATATCCTACGACGGCTTCAAAATTTACATCGACGAAAACAGCGTGCCTTATGCCCAGGACATCACACTCGATTTTGTCGATGGCCTGATGGGACGCGGCTTCAAAATTGACAACCCGCACAAAGTGCCCCCGCACCTCAAAGGCAGCGTGGCCGAAAAAATCCAAATGGTAATCGACGAAAAAATCAACCCGGGCATTGCCGCACACGGCGGTCACGTATCACTGGTCGATGTAAAAGAAGACACGGCCTTTCTCCAATTTGGCGGCGGATGCCAGGGCTGTGGGATGGTCGATGTCACCCTCAAACAAGGCGTGGAAGTCATGATCAAAGAAGCCGTCCCCGAAATCGCAAATATCCGAGATATAACAGACCACGCCGAAGGCACCAACCCGTATTACCAGACCACACAATAG
- a CDS encoding Rrf2 family transcriptional regulator — MKLSTQEEYGLRCLMQVAQRASETGGSISIPEISRAEGLSTAHVGKLVRLLRLGDLVESVRGQAGGYKLARPASEILISDVLGALGDPFFNDGFCDEHTGYEACCTHAVDCSIRSLWNAIQFVVDQMLDRITLQDLMGDGHQLENHLAHKADELLQVTMP; from the coding sequence ATGAAATTGAGCACACAAGAAGAATACGGCCTCCGCTGTCTCATGCAGGTAGCACAGCGCGCATCTGAAACCGGCGGCAGCATTTCGATTCCCGAAATCAGCCGCGCCGAAGGATTATCCACCGCCCATGTCGGCAAACTCGTCCGCCTCTTGCGCCTGGGCGACCTCGTCGAAAGTGTACGCGGTCAAGCCGGCGGGTATAAATTGGCTCGTCCCGCCAGTGAAATCCTGATCTCCGATGTGCTCGGTGCCCTCGGCGACCCATTCTTCAACGACGGCTTTTGCGATGAACACACCGGCTATGAAGCCTGCTGCACACATGCTGTCGATTGCTCAATTCGCTCCCTATGGAACGCCATCCAATTTGTGGTTGACCAGATGCTCGACCGCATTACATTGCAAGACCTGATGGGAGATGGGCACCAGCTCGAAAATCATCTCGCGCACAAAGCAGACGAACTCTTACAAGTCACAATGCCGTAA
- a CDS encoding SUF system Fe-S cluster assembly protein, translating into MDTEAVKEKIVKALKTVYDPEIPVDIYELGLIYEINVEEDGNTYVQMTLTAPNCPAAGILPGQVESAARSAEGVYDVKLDLVFDPPWTPERMSEAAKLELGMF; encoded by the coding sequence ATCGACACCGAAGCCGTAAAAGAAAAAATCGTAAAAGCACTCAAAACTGTATATGATCCAGAAATCCCTGTTGACATTTACGAACTGGGCCTCATCTACGAGATCAACGTGGAAGAAGACGGCAATACCTACGTCCAAATGACACTCACTGCCCCCAACTGTCCCGCCGCGGGTATTTTGCCCGGACAGGTCGAATCCGCAGCCCGATCTGCCGAAGGCGTTTACGATGTCAAACTCGACCTCGTATTCGACCCTCCCTGGACGCCAGAACGCATGTCAGAAGCGGCCAAACTCGAATTGGGCATGTTTTGA
- a CDS encoding SUF system NifU family Fe-S cluster assembly protein: MMSDLRELYQQLILDHNKNPRNFRVLDPADRFAKGYNPLCGDKVQIYLQLHGDRIKDIGFQGSGCAISKASASLMTETIKGKTLCETETYFKDFHAMLTDPSSNLDLDQMGKLFVFAGVRDYPTRIKCATLSWHALRAAIDNVQTPITTERDDT; the protein is encoded by the coding sequence CTGATGTCAGATTTGCGCGAACTCTACCAGCAACTCATTCTGGATCACAACAAAAACCCCAGAAATTTTCGCGTACTCGATCCAGCAGACCGCTTTGCCAAAGGCTATAATCCCCTTTGCGGCGATAAAGTACAGATCTATCTCCAACTCCACGGCGACCGCATAAAAGACATTGGCTTTCAGGGTTCGGGATGCGCCATTTCCAAAGCATCGGCTTCTTTAATGACCGAAACCATCAAAGGCAAAACCCTCTGCGAAACAGAAACCTATTTCAAAGACTTTCATGCGATGCTCACCGACCCATCCAGCAATCTCGACCTCGACCAGATGGGCAAACTATTTGTTTTTGCCGGCGTGCGCGACTATCCCACCCGCATCAAATGCGCGACCCTATCGTGGCACGCGCTCCGGGCAGCCATAGACAATGTCCAAACCCCCATAACAACAGAAAGAGATGACACATGA
- a CDS encoding cysteine desulfurase translates to MNSPLDILTLQPPEPVVRPAPPFDVRRIRADFPILGQQVQGRPLVYLDNGATAQKPRAVIDALSHYYTDQNANVHRGVHHLSQIATDAYEAARRKVATFINAASDREIIFVRGTTEGINLIAQTFGRDQIGEGDEIIITEMEHHSNIVPWWMLCREKGAKLRVIPMNDRGELCMDTYQTLFSPRTKLVSIVHISNVLGTVNPVKKMVQIAHAHGVPVHIDGAQAVPHQRVDLRALGCEFYTFSGHKMFAPTGIGVLYGCETYLDTMPPYQGGGSMIQSVDFDSITYGNLPNKFEAGTPNIAGSIGLGAAIDYLNSIDFDGATKYEANLLEYAHDALRGVPDLNLIGTAERKVGVLSFTLADIHPHDVGTILDQAGVAVRAGHHCAQPIMKHYDIPAATRASLAFYNTREDIDALVSGLHTVRKIFG, encoded by the coding sequence ATGAATTCGCCTCTGGACATCTTAACGCTCCAACCGCCCGAGCCAGTTGTGCGTCCAGCACCGCCCTTTGACGTGCGCCGCATTCGCGCGGACTTTCCCATTCTGGGCCAACAAGTGCAGGGCCGACCGCTCGTGTACCTCGACAATGGCGCCACAGCGCAAAAACCCCGCGCAGTCATCGATGCCCTCTCGCATTATTACACCGACCAGAATGCCAATGTACACAGAGGCGTACACCACCTCTCGCAAATAGCGACCGATGCCTATGAAGCCGCCAGAAGAAAGGTGGCGACCTTTATCAACGCGGCCTCAGACAGAGAAATCATCTTTGTGCGCGGAACCACCGAAGGCATCAACCTCATTGCACAAACCTTTGGACGCGATCAAATCGGCGAGGGCGACGAAATCATCATCACCGAAATGGAGCACCATTCCAACATCGTCCCCTGGTGGATGCTCTGCCGGGAAAAGGGAGCCAAACTGCGCGTCATCCCCATGAACGACCGGGGCGAACTCTGCATGGACACATATCAAACCCTTTTCTCCCCTCGCACAAAACTCGTCTCCATCGTACACATCTCCAATGTCCTCGGCACAGTCAATCCCGTAAAAAAAATGGTGCAAATCGCACACGCCCACGGCGTGCCCGTACATATCGACGGCGCACAAGCCGTGCCCCATCAGCGCGTGGATCTCCGCGCCCTCGGCTGTGAATTCTATACCTTTTCGGGACACAAAATGTTTGCACCTACAGGCATTGGCGTCCTGTACGGCTGCGAAACATACCTCGATACCATGCCGCCCTACCAGGGTGGGGGCAGCATGATCCAGAGCGTTGACTTTGACAGTATTACGTACGGAAACTTACCCAACAAATTTGAAGCGGGAACGCCCAATATCGCGGGCAGTATTGGCCTGGGAGCCGCCATTGATTACCTCAACAGCATCGACTTTGATGGCGCGACAAAATACGAAGCCAATCTGCTGGAATACGCACACGACGCACTGCGCGGCGTGCCGGACCTCAACCTGATCGGCACAGCCGAGCGCAAAGTAGGCGTGCTCTCATTTACCCTCGCCGATATTCACCCCCACGATGTGGGCACCATTCTCGACCAGGCCGGCGTCGCAGTTCGCGCTGGGCACCACTGCGCGCAACCCATTATGAAACACTACGACATACCCGCAGCAACGCGCGCTTCCCTGGCATTTTACAACACGCGTGAAGACATTGACGCGCTGGTCTCTGGCCTTCACACCGTGCGAAAGATTTTTGGCTGA